One window from the genome of Actinoplanes teichomyceticus ATCC 31121 encodes:
- a CDS encoding glycosyl hydrolase family 18 protein yields MGKTLRRALLAGAVVIGASASVPLVPANAATACAAAWSASSVYVKDNVASQNGHNYTAKWWTQNESPATHSGAWDVWVDNGVCGGTTTPTTAPTTTPPTTPPTTTPTTPPTTAPTTTPPTSGTSGKNVVGYFAEWGVYGRNYHVKNLVTSGSAAKLTHILYAFGNTTGGQCSIGDSYADYDRAYSAAESVDGVADTWDTGALRGSFNQLRKLKKLYPNIKVIWSFGGWTWSGGFTQAAANPTAFANSCYNLVKDSRWADVFDGIDVDWEYPNACGLTCDTSGPDAYSKVISALRTKFGTNFLITSAISADGSNGGKLDVADYASGIAKLNLVFPMTYDYFGAFNAKGPTAPHSPLTSYAGIPQAGFYSDAAIQKLKSKGVPASKILLGIGFYGRGWTGVTQAAPGGTATGAAPGAYEAGIEDYKVLKSSCPANGTVAGTAYAFCGSNWWSYDTPSTIAGKMSYVKQQGLGGAFFWEFSGDTANGELIGAIKSNL; encoded by the coding sequence GTGGGCAAAACCCTCCGCCGGGCGCTGCTCGCCGGCGCGGTCGTGATCGGCGCCTCGGCGTCGGTCCCGCTCGTGCCGGCGAACGCCGCGACCGCGTGTGCCGCCGCCTGGTCTGCCAGTTCCGTGTACGTGAAGGACAACGTCGCCTCACAGAACGGGCACAACTACACCGCCAAGTGGTGGACCCAGAACGAGTCCCCGGCCACCCACAGCGGTGCCTGGGACGTCTGGGTCGACAACGGCGTGTGTGGTGGCACGACCACCCCGACCACCGCCCCGACCACGACCCCGCCGACCACCCCACCCACCACCACGCCGACCACCCCGCCCACGACCGCGCCGACCACGACGCCGCCGACCAGCGGGACCAGCGGCAAGAACGTCGTCGGCTACTTCGCCGAGTGGGGCGTGTACGGCCGCAACTACCACGTCAAGAACCTGGTGACCTCGGGCTCCGCCGCCAAGCTGACGCACATCCTGTACGCGTTCGGCAACACCACCGGCGGCCAGTGCTCGATCGGTGACTCCTACGCCGACTACGACCGCGCCTACTCCGCGGCGGAGAGCGTCGACGGCGTCGCCGACACCTGGGACACCGGCGCGCTGCGCGGCTCGTTCAACCAGCTGCGCAAGCTCAAGAAGCTCTACCCGAACATCAAGGTGATCTGGTCGTTCGGCGGCTGGACCTGGTCCGGCGGCTTCACCCAGGCCGCCGCGAACCCGACCGCGTTCGCCAACTCCTGCTACAACCTGGTCAAGGACTCCCGCTGGGCCGACGTCTTCGACGGCATCGACGTGGACTGGGAGTACCCGAACGCCTGTGGTCTGACCTGCGACACCAGCGGCCCGGACGCGTACAGCAAGGTGATCTCGGCGCTGCGCACCAAGTTCGGCACGAACTTCCTGATCACCTCGGCGATCTCCGCGGACGGCTCGAACGGCGGCAAGCTCGACGTCGCCGACTACGCCTCCGGCATCGCGAAGCTGAACCTGGTCTTCCCGATGACGTACGACTACTTCGGCGCGTTCAACGCCAAGGGCCCGACCGCCCCGCACTCGCCGCTGACCTCGTACGCCGGCATCCCGCAGGCCGGCTTCTACTCCGACGCGGCGATCCAGAAGCTGAAGAGCAAGGGTGTTCCGGCCAGCAAGATCCTGCTCGGCATCGGCTTCTACGGCCGCGGCTGGACCGGGGTCACCCAGGCCGCCCCGGGCGGCACCGCGACCGGCGCGGCCCCGGGCGCCTACGAGGCGGGCATCGAGGACTACAAGGTCCTCAAGAGCAGCTGCCCGGCCAACGGCACGGTGGCCGGCACCGCGTACGCCTTCTGCGGCTCCAACTGGTGGAGCTACGACACCCCGTCGACCATCGCCGGGAAGATGTCGTACGTCAAGCAGCAGGGCCTCGGCGGCGCCTTCTTCTGGGAGTTCTCCGGCGACACCGCCAACGGTGAGCTGATCGGCGCCATCAAGAGCAACCTGTAG
- a CDS encoding class II 3-deoxy-7-phosphoheptulonate synthase: MRREWHQLSHPGLATSRPSTDSAEDEALGLDRWRDLPRVQMPPWPDMGEVASVCKVLENVPSIVAPYEVDQLRGKLAEVCEGRAFLLQGGDCAETFADNTESHLLANARTLLQMAVVLTYGASMPVVKVARVAGQYTKPRSSLTDSLGLPAYRGDMINSLDADETARIADPQRMIRAYANSAAAMNMLRAYLAGGLADLHGLHDWNKDFVRASPAGERYEAIAREIDRALDFIRACGMTDNEALRTVSLYCSHEALALEYDRALTRVSGGRAYGLSGHFLWIGERTRQLDHAHIDFISRIANPIGVKLGPTTSPETALELCEKLNPDNVPGRLTLISRMGNGKVRDALPPIVEKVHAAGAKVVWQCDPMHGNTHESSNGYKTRHFDRIVDEVLGYFEVHRGLGTHPGGIHIELTGEDVTECLGGAQGIEDLDLPGRYETACDPRLNTQQSLELAFLVAEMLRG, encoded by the coding sequence ATGCGCCGTGAGTGGCATCAGCTAAGCCATCCGGGACTGGCGACCTCCCGCCCGTCCACCGACTCCGCCGAGGACGAGGCCCTGGGCCTCGACCGATGGCGCGACCTGCCCCGGGTGCAGATGCCGCCCTGGCCGGACATGGGCGAGGTCGCCTCGGTCTGCAAGGTCCTGGAGAACGTCCCGTCGATCGTCGCGCCGTACGAGGTCGACCAGCTGCGCGGCAAGCTCGCCGAGGTGTGCGAGGGCCGCGCCTTCCTGCTGCAGGGCGGTGACTGCGCGGAGACCTTCGCCGACAACACCGAGAGCCACCTGCTGGCCAACGCGCGCACGCTGCTGCAGATGGCGGTGGTGCTGACCTACGGCGCGTCGATGCCGGTGGTCAAGGTGGCCCGGGTCGCCGGGCAGTACACCAAGCCGCGGTCGTCGCTGACCGACTCGCTGGGGCTGCCGGCGTACCGCGGCGACATGATCAACTCGCTGGACGCCGACGAGACGGCGCGGATCGCCGACCCGCAGCGGATGATCCGGGCGTACGCGAACTCCGCCGCCGCGATGAACATGCTCCGCGCCTACCTGGCCGGTGGCCTCGCCGACCTGCACGGGCTGCACGACTGGAACAAGGACTTCGTCCGCGCCTCACCGGCCGGCGAGCGCTACGAGGCGATCGCCCGGGAGATCGACCGCGCCCTCGACTTCATCCGCGCCTGCGGGATGACCGACAACGAGGCCCTGCGTACGGTCAGCCTGTACTGCTCGCACGAGGCGCTCGCGCTGGAGTACGACCGGGCCCTGACCCGGGTCTCCGGCGGCCGGGCGTACGGGCTGTCCGGCCACTTCCTGTGGATCGGTGAGCGCACCCGCCAGCTCGACCACGCGCACATCGACTTCATCAGCCGGATCGCCAACCCGATCGGCGTCAAGCTGGGCCCGACCACCAGCCCGGAGACCGCCCTGGAGCTGTGCGAGAAGCTCAACCCGGACAACGTCCCGGGCCGGCTCACCCTGATCAGCCGGATGGGCAACGGCAAGGTGCGCGACGCGCTCCCGCCGATCGTGGAGAAGGTGCACGCCGCCGGCGCCAAGGTGGTGTGGCAGTGCGACCCGATGCACGGCAACACCCACGAGTCGTCGAACGGCTACAAGACCCGGCACTTCGACCGGATCGTCGACGAGGTGCTCGGGTACTTCGAGGTGCACCGCGGCCTGGGCACCCACCCGGGCGGCATCCACATCGAGCTGACCGGCGAGGACGTCACCGAGTGCCTGGGCGGCGCCCAGGGCATCGAGGACCTCGACCTGCCGGGCCGGTACGAGACCGCCTGCGACCCGCGCCTGAACACCCAGCAGAGCCTGGAACTGGCCTTCCTCGTGGCGGAGATGCTCCGTGGTTGA
- a CDS encoding threonine aldolase family protein, giving the protein MVDLRSDTVTRPTPGMREAMAAAEVGDDVFGDDPSVNALEEHVAALFGHEAALFAPTGTMANQIALQLLVPPGGELLAGADAHVVTYELGGAAVLGGISSRTWPSDGAALDVDRIADMIRPAGFPSVPTAAIAVEQTHNLGGGGVIPLATLRDLRAVADERGVALHCDGARIWHAHVADGVPLAGYGALFDTLAVCLSKGLGAPVGSLVVGSRERIARARVIRKRMGGGMRQAGLLAAAGRYALDHHLQRLAEDHTRARRLAEGLAPLGVVDPARVRTNLVPLDLTKAPLDATELAAEAARRGVLIAAMLPRLARLVVHLDVDDDGIDEAISVLSVLLS; this is encoded by the coding sequence GTGGTTGATCTGCGCTCGGACACCGTGACCCGGCCCACCCCGGGGATGCGCGAGGCGATGGCGGCGGCCGAGGTGGGCGACGACGTGTTCGGCGACGACCCGAGCGTCAACGCGCTGGAGGAGCACGTCGCGGCCCTGTTCGGGCACGAGGCGGCGCTGTTCGCCCCGACCGGCACGATGGCCAACCAGATCGCCCTGCAACTGCTCGTCCCGCCCGGCGGCGAGCTGCTCGCCGGGGCGGACGCCCACGTGGTGACGTACGAGCTGGGCGGGGCCGCGGTGCTGGGCGGGATCTCCAGCCGTACCTGGCCGTCGGACGGCGCCGCGCTCGACGTCGACCGGATCGCCGACATGATCCGGCCGGCCGGCTTCCCCTCGGTGCCGACCGCCGCGATCGCCGTCGAGCAGACCCACAACCTCGGCGGCGGCGGGGTGATCCCGCTGGCCACGCTGCGCGACCTGCGCGCGGTGGCGGACGAGCGCGGGGTCGCCCTGCACTGCGACGGCGCCCGGATCTGGCACGCGCATGTCGCCGACGGGGTGCCGCTGGCCGGCTACGGCGCGCTCTTCGACACCCTCGCGGTGTGCCTGTCCAAGGGCCTCGGCGCCCCGGTCGGCTCGCTGGTGGTGGGCAGCCGGGAGCGGATCGCCCGGGCCCGGGTGATCCGCAAGCGGATGGGCGGCGGGATGCGGCAGGCCGGGCTCCTCGCCGCCGCCGGCCGGTACGCCCTCGACCACCACCTGCAGCGGCTCGCCGAGGATCACACCCGGGCCCGCCGGCTCGCCGAGGGGCTGGCCCCGCTGGGCGTGGTCGATCCGGCCCGGGTGCGTACCAATCTGGTGCCGCTGGACCTCACCAAGGCGCCGCTGGACGCCACCGAGCTGGCGGCCGAGGCGGCCCGGCGCGGCGTGCTGATCGCGGCGATGCTGCCCCGGCTGGCCCGCCTGGTGGTGCACCTCGACGTGGACGACGACGGCATCGACGAGGCCATCTCGGTGCTGAGCGTGTTGCTCTCGTAA
- a CDS encoding IPT/TIG domain-containing protein translates to MAKTPRARRATAAAATAVAVIGSVAITLVPPSAAYSATGAVRAVVAAAPVVTGISPSTGPLGGGTPVVVLGSGFSTLDPGDPRAVTFGDVPAERFVVVTDTKLVATTPAGAGTVPVKVTGSGGAARTAPAFGFRMELTAAFDGLAARATGGTEIPVEVGGGTAGATAAAFAALKITARVGGLPAKATWVDPTHLRVTAPATSRTTPAAVQLVHDGYAGPESTSKVGYFPVVTAVTPGSIRVEGGEAIRITGAGFLSVDESDPEAVTVGGVAVTAFSVNSATQIEAVLPPAAAGAATVRVTTPDAASPAEGPAVTYRGVLAVDGSGDQFLRAAGGAHVLTVTGGTLGATAREYAAMPVTVQLGAARLMAAYVDPTHLRVPVPALRTETAELRLVQDRIAGPATTLPVGAVVTSLSASSSPLAGGRTVQVRVAGLGADEASGFTFGATPATCEKGAAATSPMFVCTVPAAAQAGPVPVRFTTGGGTASRFTAAATFTYTDID, encoded by the coding sequence ATGGCGAAGACACCTCGGGCCCGCAGGGCCACCGCAGCCGCAGCCACCGCTGTCGCCGTCATCGGCAGCGTGGCGATCACCCTCGTCCCGCCGTCCGCGGCGTACTCCGCGACCGGCGCCGTCCGTGCCGTGGTCGCGGCGGCGCCGGTGGTCACCGGCATATCCCCGTCCACCGGTCCACTCGGCGGCGGCACCCCGGTCGTCGTCCTGGGCTCGGGCTTCTCCACCCTCGACCCCGGCGACCCGCGCGCGGTCACCTTCGGCGACGTCCCGGCGGAACGCTTCGTGGTGGTCACCGACACCAAGCTCGTCGCCACCACCCCGGCCGGCGCCGGCACCGTGCCGGTCAAGGTCACCGGCAGCGGCGGCGCCGCCCGGACCGCTCCGGCCTTCGGCTTCCGGATGGAGCTGACCGCGGCCTTCGACGGCCTTGCGGCCCGGGCCACCGGCGGCACCGAGATCCCGGTCGAGGTCGGCGGGGGGACCGCCGGCGCCACGGCGGCGGCGTTCGCCGCCCTCAAGATCACCGCCCGGGTCGGCGGCCTGCCCGCGAAGGCGACCTGGGTGGACCCGACCCACCTGCGGGTCACCGCGCCCGCGACGTCCCGGACCACCCCGGCCGCCGTGCAGCTGGTGCACGACGGCTACGCCGGGCCGGAGTCCACCTCGAAGGTCGGCTACTTCCCCGTGGTCACCGCGGTCACCCCCGGCTCGATCCGGGTGGAGGGCGGCGAAGCCATCCGGATCACCGGGGCGGGCTTCCTCAGCGTGGACGAGTCGGACCCGGAGGCGGTGACCGTCGGCGGCGTCGCCGTGACCGCCTTCTCGGTGAACTCGGCGACCCAGATCGAGGCGGTCCTGCCGCCCGCCGCGGCCGGCGCCGCCACGGTGCGCGTCACGACCCCGGACGCGGCCAGCCCGGCGGAGGGGCCCGCGGTCACCTACCGCGGAGTGCTCGCCGTCGACGGCTCCGGCGACCAGTTCCTGCGCGCCGCCGGCGGCGCGCACGTGCTGACCGTCACCGGCGGCACGCTGGGCGCGACCGCCAGGGAGTACGCGGCGATGCCGGTCACCGTGCAGCTGGGCGCCGCCCGGCTCATGGCCGCCTATGTGGACCCGACCCACCTGCGGGTCCCGGTGCCCGCCCTGCGCACCGAGACGGCCGAGCTGCGGCTGGTCCAGGACCGCATCGCCGGACCGGCCACCACGCTGCCGGTCGGCGCGGTCGTCACCAGCCTGTCCGCGAGCAGCTCCCCGCTGGCCGGCGGCCGGACGGTGCAGGTCCGGGTGGCCGGCCTCGGCGCCGACGAGGCGTCCGGCTTCACGTTCGGCGCCACCCCGGCGACCTGCGAGAAGGGCGCCGCCGCGACGTCGCCGATGTTCGTCTGCACCGTCCCGGCGGCGGCCCAGGCCGGTCCGGTGCCGGTGCGGTTCACCACGGGCGGCGGCACGGCGAGCCGGTTCACCGCGGCCGCCACGTTCACCTACACCGACATCGACTGA
- a CDS encoding IPT/TIG domain-containing protein, whose product MTHSKKPRRAAGLAAAAVLVAAGVPAVATAAPYRAGATATAAAASAGLTAAFEDRIAARPTGGTVIPVTVGGGTVGATAAAFGTLRITATVGGVSAPVTWVDESHLKVTAPATTKATTATMRLLSKGVPGPESASVVAYRPAVTAVAPARISAAGGATVTISGAGFLGVDATDPAAVTFGGRAATSFTVVSATRITAVAPAGAGGSAAVTVKTTGGVSEASARAAVGYVTPLGIDVTGEPAVKASGGPLVLTVTGGTLGEDAKAFAAEKVTVLMGTKVLAAAYVDETRLRVTAPAAAVDSAPFTVVHNGIPGEPAVVTVAPVVTSLSLRSDVLSGGAKVTVRAAGAGIASASGFTFGANPATCAKQGTGAAVAFLCTVPPAASAGPVAVGFTSGTGTASRFTGAATFSYTDN is encoded by the coding sequence ATGACGCACTCGAAGAAGCCCCGCCGCGCCGCCGGGCTCGCGGCCGCGGCCGTGCTCGTGGCGGCCGGCGTCCCGGCCGTCGCGACCGCCGCCCCGTACCGGGCGGGCGCCACCGCGACGGCGGCGGCCGCGAGCGCCGGGCTGACCGCCGCGTTCGAGGACCGGATCGCGGCCAGGCCGACCGGCGGCACGGTGATCCCGGTGACCGTGGGCGGCGGCACGGTCGGGGCGACCGCGGCCGCCTTCGGCACCCTGCGGATCACCGCCACGGTGGGCGGGGTCAGCGCCCCGGTGACCTGGGTGGACGAGAGCCACCTCAAGGTCACCGCGCCGGCCACGACCAAAGCCACCACGGCGACGATGCGTCTGCTCAGCAAGGGCGTCCCCGGGCCGGAGTCGGCGTCGGTGGTGGCGTACCGCCCGGCGGTCACGGCGGTCGCCCCGGCCCGGATCAGCGCGGCCGGCGGCGCCACCGTGACCATCTCCGGGGCCGGCTTCCTCGGCGTGGACGCCACCGACCCGGCGGCGGTCACCTTCGGCGGCCGGGCCGCGACCTCGTTCACCGTGGTCTCCGCCACCCGGATCACCGCGGTCGCGCCGGCCGGGGCGGGCGGCTCGGCCGCCGTGACGGTCAAGACAACCGGTGGCGTCAGCGAGGCGTCGGCCCGGGCCGCCGTCGGGTACGTGACCCCGCTCGGCATCGACGTCACCGGCGAACCGGCCGTCAAGGCCAGCGGTGGCCCGCTGGTCCTCACCGTCACCGGCGGCACGCTCGGCGAGGACGCCAAGGCGTTCGCCGCCGAGAAGGTCACCGTGCTGATGGGAACCAAGGTGCTCGCCGCGGCCTATGTGGACGAGACCCGCCTGCGCGTCACGGCGCCGGCCGCCGCCGTCGACTCGGCGCCCTTCACCGTCGTGCACAACGGCATCCCGGGCGAGCCCGCCGTGGTGACGGTGGCGCCGGTGGTGACCAGCCTGTCGCTCCGCAGCGACGTGCTCAGCGGCGGCGCCAAGGTCACCGTGCGGGCGGCCGGCGCGGGCATCGCGTCGGCGAGCGGCTTCACGTTCGGCGCGAACCCGGCGACGTGCGCCAAGCAGGGCACCGGGGCGGCGGTGGCGTTCCTGTGCACGGTCCCGCCGGCGGCCTCGGCCGGGCCGGTCGCGGTCGGCTTCACCTCCGGCACCGGCACCGCGAGCCGCTTCACCGGCGCGGCCACCTTCAGCTACACCGACAACTGA
- a CDS encoding CTP synthase C-terminal region-related (seleno)protein: protein MISIALVGDRSPTVRAHTRIPTIIDALREEEGLDLDVYWVPTPVAEDPEALRGFAGVWLVPGSPYASEAGGVAAARTARVEGIPFLGTCGGFQHALLEFARDVCGFAGAGHAEYGRTAPGDELIVPLSCSLAGHEAAVELAPGSLVERLLGTARTVERYHCSYGLAPAHLALLRAHGMRFTGHDDSGEVRVAELPGHPFFLATLFQPELSGTAPHPLIRGFARAAADRQAAGVAPAAPAPVLGVAPTAPAPS, encoded by the coding sequence ATGATTTCCATCGCCCTGGTCGGTGACCGGTCACCGACGGTTCGCGCGCACACGCGCATTCCCACGATCATCGACGCGCTGCGCGAGGAGGAGGGTCTCGACCTGGACGTGTACTGGGTGCCGACGCCGGTGGCCGAGGACCCGGAGGCGCTGCGCGGGTTCGCCGGCGTGTGGCTGGTGCCCGGGAGCCCGTACGCGAGCGAGGCCGGCGGCGTCGCCGCGGCCCGGACCGCCCGGGTGGAGGGGATCCCGTTCCTCGGCACCTGCGGCGGCTTCCAGCACGCGCTGCTGGAGTTCGCCCGCGACGTCTGCGGCTTCGCCGGTGCCGGGCACGCGGAGTACGGCCGGACCGCCCCCGGCGACGAGCTCATCGTCCCGCTGTCCTGCTCGCTGGCCGGGCACGAGGCGGCGGTCGAACTGGCCCCCGGCTCGCTGGTGGAGCGTCTGCTCGGCACGGCCCGCACGGTCGAGCGCTACCACTGCTCGTACGGGCTCGCCCCGGCCCACCTGGCACTGCTGCGCGCCCACGGGATGCGGTTCACCGGCCACGACGACAGCGGCGAGGTACGGGTGGCCGAGCTCCCCGGCCACCCGTTCTTCCTCGCCACGCTGTTCCAGCCGGAGCTGTCCGGCACCGCCCCGCACCCGCTGATCCGCGGCTTCGCCCGAGCCGCCGCGGACCGTCAGGCCGCCGGCGTCGCGCCCGCCGCCCCGGCCCCCGTCCTGGGTGTCGCGCCCACCGCGCCGGCCCCGTCCTGA
- a CDS encoding LysR family transcriptional regulator, translating to MDPHLLRTFVEVAETGSFSAAAERLRYTQSAVSQQIAALEADLGTALLTRRPVALTAAGERLLRHARLLLVRLAAARADVTRTAAPPGRLGLALTPLAWTPPVAAALARIRATSARLRPRLLIADLPAVVTATATGATDLGLVDGFTAPSDPLRLPEPGDPRPVRVTESPAVVAVPAGHPLARHASVDLADLADAYWIEASRVAPLDRLPVDGLRAGLHYDGAEVTVLTGLVAAGHGLALLPAPLLAGRADLVAVPIGAPRLVHRVELLRAPAAADPTEPAARLAALLTG from the coding sequence GTGGATCCGCACCTGCTGCGCACCTTCGTCGAGGTCGCCGAGACCGGCTCGTTCTCCGCCGCCGCCGAGCGGTTGCGCTACACCCAGTCCGCGGTGTCCCAGCAGATCGCCGCCCTGGAGGCCGACCTGGGGACGGCGCTGCTGACCAGGCGGCCGGTGGCGCTGACCGCGGCCGGCGAGCGGCTGCTGCGGCACGCCCGGCTCCTTCTGGTACGGCTGGCAGCCGCCCGCGCCGACGTCACCCGTACCGCCGCCCCGCCCGGGCGGCTGGGCCTGGCGCTCACCCCGCTCGCCTGGACGCCTCCGGTCGCCGCCGCCCTCGCCCGGATCCGTGCCACCTCCGCCCGCCTGCGCCCCCGCCTGCTGATCGCCGACCTGCCCGCGGTGGTCACCGCCACCGCCACCGGCGCGACGGACCTCGGCCTGGTGGACGGATTCACCGCGCCCAGCGACCCGCTGCGCCTGCCCGAGCCGGGTGATCCACGGCCGGTCCGGGTGACCGAGAGCCCGGCCGTGGTCGCCGTCCCGGCCGGGCACCCGCTGGCCCGGCACGCCTCGGTCGATCTGGCCGACCTGGCCGACGCGTACTGGATCGAGGCGTCCCGGGTCGCGCCGCTGGACCGCCTGCCGGTCGACGGGCTGCGGGCCGGGCTGCACTACGACGGCGCCGAGGTGACGGTCCTGACCGGGCTGGTCGCCGCCGGGCACGGGCTGGCGCTGCTGCCCGCCCCGCTGCTGGCCGGGCGCGCCGATCTGGTGGCGGTGCCGATCGGCGCGCCGCGCCTGGTGCACCGGGTCGAGCTGCTGCGCGCCCCGGCTGCCGCGGACCCGACCGAGCCGGCCGCCCGGCTGGCCGCCCTGCTCACCGGCTGA
- a CDS encoding deoxyribonuclease IV, with translation MLLDRRIGSHTKTSGGLAKAALPYVDAAGSETLQVYVANSRGWALPPGDPKQDALFRDGIGERELPAYIHASLLVNLGSPTELTVERSVAALEHALRRGRAIGATAVVYHAGSSVDEAHADKAMHQLHERLLPLLDTAAAEGLPRLLVEPSAGGGRSLASKVQDLEAYLAAVEGHPWLGVCFDTCHAWAAGHDLVTPGGMTATLDALVAAAGPGRLQLIHANDSKDDCGSTRDRHETIGKGRIGTAPFAELFRHPATAGVPVIVETPTVEHEGHAADIALLKGLRDA, from the coding sequence GTGCTTCTAGACCGCCGGATCGGGTCGCACACGAAGACGTCGGGCGGGCTGGCCAAGGCCGCCCTCCCGTACGTCGACGCGGCGGGCTCGGAAACTCTGCAGGTGTACGTCGCCAACTCCCGAGGCTGGGCGCTGCCGCCCGGGGACCCGAAGCAGGACGCGCTGTTCCGGGACGGGATCGGCGAGCGGGAGCTGCCCGCGTACATTCACGCGTCGTTGCTGGTCAACCTGGGGTCACCGACCGAGTTGACGGTGGAGCGCTCGGTCGCCGCGCTGGAGCACGCGCTGCGGCGCGGCCGGGCGATCGGCGCGACGGCCGTGGTCTACCACGCCGGCAGCTCGGTCGACGAGGCCCACGCCGACAAGGCCATGCACCAGCTGCACGAGCGGCTGCTGCCGCTGCTGGACACGGCCGCCGCCGAGGGGCTGCCCCGGCTGCTGGTCGAGCCGAGCGCCGGCGGCGGCCGCAGCCTGGCGTCGAAGGTGCAGGACCTGGAGGCCTATCTGGCGGCTGTCGAGGGGCACCCGTGGCTGGGCGTCTGCTTCGACACCTGCCACGCCTGGGCGGCCGGTCACGACCTGGTCACCCCGGGCGGGATGACCGCGACGCTGGACGCCCTGGTGGCCGCGGCCGGTCCGGGGCGCCTGCAGCTGATCCACGCGAACGACTCGAAGGACGACTGCGGGTCGACCCGGGACCGGCACGAGACGATCGGCAAGGGCCGGATCGGCACGGCCCCGTTCGCGGAGCTGTTCCGGCATCCGGCCACCGCGGGCGTGCCGGTCATCGTGGAGACCCCGACGGTCGAGCACGAGGGGCACGCGGCGGACATCGCGCTGCTCAAGGGGCTGCGCGACGCCTGA